Within the Glycine max cultivar Williams 82 chromosome 12, Glycine_max_v4.0, whole genome shotgun sequence genome, the region ttctctttctttttcttctttatctttctagtttttctattgtaaatttatgatatttgcATGCTCTAATGATTTTCTTTCATtacttatttaagaaaataaaaaaataaagattgggTTGAAACAAtctgtttttattgttttgttatttaaaaacttTCTTCCTTAAAATGTGTTAGACTTTTGGAAAATTATTAAGACTTAAATATTAtgagataatatttttatttttatttttggtccttataagtttatttttttaattttgatctttataagtttttttttaattttagtgcttttagtattttttttcattaataacttccataaatttatgtttataaggatcaaaaatatattatgcatGTGGTTGTCTTCCATTTGGATTCTTGATAGTGTAGTAGTCATGTCCCGAACTTGACTTGTCGGTGTCCTTTACCTTGGTTATTTATTgtatatcaaatattaaaacaagTTATATTcgtttttgttttattcaatTGGCACGagtaaatttgaaagaaaaaaaaaataccttcatcGCCTTGTATTTGAATCATATAGTTGTCACGAGAAAGGGAAGttatttcatcttaaaatcTCTGAATATAACACAAGTTTAAGTCTTAGTAGTGAAATTTTACAGTGGTATTTACAAACTAATGATGAAAGTCCTTTGACACGAATCAGACCCAAATTCTATCGGTTAACACGTGGGAGCTTTAGATTTAGATTtcctacaataaaaaaaattatacgttCACTTAAATTAGAATCGTTAAGTGAAAGTCTGaatgattcattttattttcggTAAATCAGAGTGAAACCCGCACTTCTGAATCATCCAATCATCACCCAACCACACCAATTTAAAAGAATGCGTAAATGTGTGATTTACCTATTACATCAAAAGTACATTTTCAGGAGTTTCATGGTGGTTATGGATTTCGGCACAACATAAGGGGGAACTGTGCGGTTGTTTATGCGGGATAAAGGTTCTATGAATACTAAATAGAACAATGTGGTGATGGTGTGGACGATTTACAAGAGCTCGGGCAAATTATGGTGGTCGTACTATAGTTTTGTGACAAGTTATAGTTGGATGTGAGAAATTGCGACAGAAGCTTAGTCGAAAATGGAGGCATAACTGTTAGAGGAGTAGGGGTTTTATGGATAAAGGTTCTCTCTAATGGTAAGCTTTTAGCAAGGTCAAATGAGGGTATTAAGAAGGTGAATGCAAGGTGACTATGGTGTGGTGTGGCAGCTTTGGTTCTTAATTATGGAGAGAAAGGGATATTGGCTAACTAtagatatttttcattcttttcctgAATCAAAACAATGTGTCTAAAGGTCCAGCACatggaaaaacaaaattttacatttcaaataaaattgtaatgCTTCCGAAGATACAAAGGTAAACCAAAAATGAAATACAGCAGAACTACAATTAATTTCATTGAGCTATCTATTTGAAGTTGGAACTCTTTCTGCCTCTCATTTTGTTTGATAACTTGAATTCCTGAGGCGATTGCGATTCCCCTCATCCTGCAGAAATAACCAAGGATCATTTATCATTCATTTTGCACACTTAGCTAAAGACGCAGTTTCACCAACAAAACGGCCAACATCTCAAAAcagacaaaagaaaaacaacattaaatcgATAATAAAAACTAGATTATCTATAAAAGCTTTCAAAGAGTGTAGATATTCCAAAAACATAAAAGTTCTCATCATAGAAATAGGTTGGTTCCGTTGGGAAAAGGTAGCAAAGATAGGCTACTAACAAATAATCAAGGATCATCTCTCATTCATGTACCCATGCAGTAACTTCTCCCTGAGATGTTAGAACATGAAATATGCATACAGACTGATTACATCTTCAGGTTGTCCCTTGATAAATCACAGCACCTCATTGtcaaatatgtttatttaaaaaattgctgCAGTAGACTATACCCTAAAGAAGTCACTTTATAATGCGGTCAATTAACTCATTAATTTATTGACACTTTAAACAAATTCAACAATCTACATCAAAAACAATCCCATTCCAAATAAGCAAAGGCAACGTAGAACATAGTCAACACATACCACAGTCCAAGAACCAGACAATTATGGCCAGGAATACACCATTGATATGCATTAGTCAACACATACCACCGTCCCTAGACGAACAAGTACACGATACATACGGGATATTAGTAACCGTTAAGTACACTTGACTGACTTGAgtacttatcaaaattaatttcttgaaggaaaaaaaaaattgtacacagCTTTAGTATACCTATGATAAGACTAAGTGagacttgggaattgggatATAAATTGGgtttttttgtctctctcaatgTTTCATACTGTCCCTCCATTTTATCAATTACATTCACTATGCAGTAGCAGTATAGACCAACATACAAATCAACATATAATAATTTGGCTTGTTTGAATATACAACTgaattaaatattcaataagTTTTGGGgacataagtttttaattatcaGGAGAAGGTATGTTATACTACGcccaattacaaattacaactgGTATATCTTATTTCAATTAAGTGGTAGTCAAATTTGGGCGTGATAAAATtgactataaaataaataaattaaaattaatttcataaactaTTACGCCCAAaagtttattgaaataaaatggaaaaagcttataaaagtcataaattattttattagcttAAATAAACTCCACATAAGTTCAAGTagttttttaaatagaaaaaattgattgaaataagagattttattaaaaataattaattgattttttggaaagaaaataattagtcattggtatttttttgttatctaaTGTTAAAgatcacaaatatttttcaattcatttattcGGAGATTAATTTCGTTTACGATAATTTCATTTACGATAGATAACCCAGAAACATTTTGTACACATAAAAAACCAAACACAAATTATCTTAGATGTCCCCCACGTATGAACGCTCATTAATTGGTATTTAACAAAGTGAAGTAAATATTCCGCATCTTATATCATACTTAATAAACAATGCACGATAAATGACCAAAGAATTATCAATAAGATGTAAAcctttttcaacaacttctGCAATATTTACCACaattatctattatatatttttcctgCATATTTAAATACgttagaaaataattatgtaGGAAACTTTTACGCTTGTTGCCAATTGTCCTGCAAATTTTGTCTCTAGATTTATATGCtcacaaaaattttattttattttcaaaatttgcaggaatgtttttatacataattttttttataaattttcttataaaattatttatattttaagaataaaaattacaagaaaattCATAGAAGTATCTATGAATTTtcttacaaatttatttattaaaatttccatttttaaaaatattttgcagaAAAATATTTCTGAAAATATGATAGTGTGTAAAATATCCAGGGAATAAGTAATGATAAGGTATAActaaatgaatttaatattttaatataattgtatatatatatataattaaaaatattaagtccATTTAATATTTTGCAGAAAATCCGtaggaaaattataatttaaagacaaatttaaacaaatctgtattatttactatattttttacaGTTACTTCActcacaagtatttttttttttaacatatttccCTCACAAATATTTCCTCCGtcccataataataataatcatctttgtaaaagaaaattatccCAATATAATTAtcgttttaactttttaatataatattaattattttttttcacttatataccttataataatattaataatattaatgatatggaCTAAACAAACTAAAAACGAATTGATGACCATAagactaattttataaaattattatcatctttcattcatttattattttttcttgatgtaggtaaaataaccaaaaatgaCAATTATAATATGACAGATGCGGATGGAgtattaattaacattaaacatactttcttaaaaataagatttactCCATAGGTAATGGTGAACTAGGATTCAAATCCTAAACAAATTGAATACAAACCACTACACTCGTGTCAACATTGTTGgtcagataaaaaaaacaaaataaaaagtcaaattaaaaaattaaaaaaaacgcaTTTATTACATtgacaataaaaatatcatattttaatattttttaaaataagagtcCAACTACCAAGTATTTTAAGGACAATAATGAAATAGtattataaatatcatattattttttttattttaaaaagtaagtgTCCATTAaatggatttaatttttttttatataatactatatttttttttaatgtcccTAAAATACTCGTAGTTGAACTCTTAtcttaaaaagtattaaaatatgatatttttattttcaatgtaaTAAATGCGTTCTCTCAATTTTTCATACTGTCCCTCCCCATTTTATCAATTACATTCACTATGCAGTAGCAGTATAGAGTATAGACCAACAGATAAATCAATAAGGAGATAATGAAGTTTACTGGCATATGAACCATACTGCGTTCTGATTCCTAGAAAGAAGAAAGTTAAGCAGAGAATCTACAATCGTTTTTCATCATGCAATGTGACGATGACAAAAAAGCAGCCAAAAAAGAAGTTGATCATAATTTGTACAATAAGCAGACAAgcagaatttatttttaatctcaaaCAAGCCAATCCATTATGCCTGACGCATCATAAATGTAACGAAACAGAGCACccaattctatttattttttccaatttcTAACCTAAATTCCTTATTCATATCAAACAAATTGTTCTAAGATACCACAGCCAACAACTGAAACAATACTTCTTAGTAACCAAATAAGCCATCCAAttagaagaattaaaaaattacaaaagaaaaaacaaattcagATCACGATCTCCAACTAAACATAGATCCAAGTAGGCAAGAAGGGGAATAGATAAAACgactaaaaaacataaattttgcGAAAGAATATAAGTTTACCTAACCAGATCCGACGATGATGTTGTTAATTGGAATGAAGATGAGCTTAACGAAAAAACCCACGAATCCCATCACAACGAAACCGATCGCGGTACGCACAGCAACCTTGGAGAATTCTAAAATACCAAAGGCATCCGAAAAATTAAGATCAGCAGTAAAGCGAAATGGAAGAAAAGGAGTGTTAGGATTAAGGTTGCACCTTTGCGATCGGGCTTGTGGCATCGCTTGACGAGCCTGACGCTGTCCTTGGCGAATTCCCTGAGCGGATCGAACACAGAATCAATAGCGTCCATTCTCTTCTCTGTCTGTCTCTCCTGCGTTTCGTTTGGATCTGAATTCTAATGTAATAGATGTTGATTTTTATACACTTTTCTTCTCGTTCATCAAATGTTTGTGCAAATTGAGTTCGGAAATATACGTGTACTGGCCAATAGAATCGTGCCATGCTGGATCAAGCGACGTCATTTTGGAACTCTATCTTGTCCTTCTAatctaaagtaaaataaatgatatttttacaaatattaatttaaataatacaagattattttaataataactaaaaaaaaataaaaatgcatagGCTTAAATATGAAAATGGTCCAATAGATtgacattttgtttcattttttgtatgatttttttgtttagtttcgTCAAAGGATCTATTTTGAATtagtttgacttttttttaccGATTCAGcaatcatttttattctcaaataatattaaaagattttGTTGTCATggtagatattttatttttcctacaATTATTTGTCTCTTCCTTAAGGGAATAAGAAATCGTAAAATcttataataatttgtgatcaattcattcaaatgttttgatttttctgaGTGGTcgaatcgattaccaaatcgtTCCAGATTGAACCAACTTGTCCAATTCGATTTTCAAACATGGGCTAATcattattacaaataaatattgGCAATGATATCATCATGACATCATGCTAACATCATTGTGCATTGCATTAACAAAAGATAATGTGATTACATGTCAAATCAACATAATGTCACGTTGTTaccatattagcaaaaagaataCATTGTCAATGTCATGTCAACAATGATgtcaaaaaaactaaaaatgaaaaaaaattacacctcACCATAGTGTTGAATCTCACCTACATTGACAATCAACCCTAACATAAACAACACAAATAGGTAAGAGAGTGAGatattgtgaatgtatgtatacatgattttgatgatgtcaaaagaagaattaaacaaggttcattttgcttcaagattaatacaagattgtttcaacaaacaaagccttgattcaagatttcttcaagatcaagccttgcctcacaatgaaaggtttcaagtcattcaaggcacatgtaatcgattaccaatacatgtaatcaattaccaatggtttgaaagtgtgtaatcgattacagatcatatgtaatcgattaccagagactctgaacgttgggaattcaaattttaaatgaagggtcacaactgttcaagaaaaacaactgtgtaatcgattacactaattctgtaatcgattaccagagaggattttcaaggaatatcgccaacagtcacattttttcattagatttgtgaatggccatcaaaggcctataaataggtgacttgggcacgaattttatgcaaagagttttgcttggcaaaaatgtcttatcctctcaaaagaccatgagagagattccaaaagaacttcattgtcaaatgctctctcaagaaatccttgatcaaacacttgcaaaatctataaggattcttacatgatcttcattgtaatattcttctcttgaagagagaattcttcttccattcttcttattcaatgagattggttaagagactgtgagtctcttgttgtaaaggattcctgaacacaagggatgggttgtccctgtgtggttcagactttgtaatggattttacaaagatagtggaaatctcaagtgggttgcttgagtactggacgtaggcacgggttgtggccgaaccagtataaaactgtgtttgcattctctcttcccttatctcatttatgttaatgcaatcaattttgccttgcatgtttatagaacattattaaattgattgttgttgcttcttctgcattctaagcctatccctcttaagattattgaggccacaaggttcAACAGATATCTCATCACATATAACATGATAGAGGTTGAGAGCAATTAAACACATACATAATTTTACATGTCAAACCATTTGTATCCTATGTAAAATCtttaaggggtttcctagattatcaattataggaaatcaacaggatcttgaaacctatgattatcacaaacaataaataaacaGATAATACGtatctttctccataggaacacTTATCTCCAATGTACTTTGCtttccttgaaagaggagagaaacaaGATCTCACTTCCTTAGactattctttttgtttctctacGTTCGTGATGACTATGggtgagagagaacacttttctgtcaggaaggggaccttatttcacgttggagggtattaacccccttttataaccactactcccatcaagtagcagttacattttagaaacttctcctatttaacccaattacaatttagtccttaattattaattatttatttatttgttcctACATAAGTCACACGTCTCTCACATGAGatattaattctaacattctcccacttagctcatgtgacattaataaaatattatggacaaaataaataaatagattaactaacataatgcgcattaaaaatgactaaattgttctatacattgggtacatcataatttcatgattaaggaTAGGAACCAATTCGAGTCATGGCGATTGTACATCACCTAATCGACATAGCCtcttccatgtactacaaattagtcttatccttaatatgaccattaaTTAGGAGTagataattggtccaacataatgtcttcattcaagacaaaacctgttaactttactctaacacaaacatgcatggAAAAATAGAGAACagttaattaaaaacatatcataattgagctcaaattgtcactaaaatgcataagataaattacacttaatgatcatcaataacaataatgttcatactttcaacatgttctataatgtcttgggcgataatcccttattcaaagggtcatctatcataaggtttgtgctaatatgttcaGTTGATACTCTTTGTTTATGAACTTCTTACTTCATGacaaagtacttcaattccaCATGCTTAGCACCCTTAAAATACTTGTCGTTCTTACAAAATACTGCTGCAGAGTTATCACAatagtgttggatcaagtggcctcggaataattaagaagggggggttgaattaattattaacgaacatttactaattaaaaatctatccttcttaatgtt harbors:
- the LOC100805604 gene encoding protein transport protein Sec61 subunit gamma is translated as MDAIDSVFDPLREFAKDSVRLVKRCHKPDRKEFSKVAVRTAIGFVVMGFVGFFVKLIFIPINNIIVGSG